From one Eptesicus fuscus isolate TK198812 chromosome 3, DD_ASM_mEF_20220401, whole genome shotgun sequence genomic stretch:
- the SLITRK3 gene encoding LOW QUALITY PROTEIN: SLIT and NTRK-like protein 3 (The sequence of the model RefSeq protein was modified relative to this genomic sequence to represent the inferred CDS: deleted 2 bases in 1 codon), with protein MMKPSIAEVLHRGKMLWIILLSTIALGWTTPIPLIEDSEEIDEPCFDPCYCEVKESLFHIHCDSKGFTNISQITEFWSRPFKLYLQRNSMRKLYTNSFLHLNNAVSINLGNNALQDIQTGAFNGLKILKRLYLHENKLDVFRNDTFLGLESLEYLQADYNVIKRIESGAFRNLSKLRVLILNDNLIPMLPTNLFKAVSLTHLDLRGNRLKVLFYRGMLDHIGRSLMELQLEENPWNCTCEIVQLKSWLERIPYTALVGDITCETPFHFHGKDLREIRKAELCPLLSDSEVEASLGIPHLSSNKEHAWPTKPSSMLSSVHFTASSVEYKSSNKQPKPTKQPRTPRPPSTSQAFYPGPNQPPIAPYQTRPPIPIICPTGCTCNLHINDLGLTVNCKERGFNNISELLPRPLNAKKLYLSSNLIQKIYRSDFWNFSSLDLLHLGNNRISYVQDGAFINLPNLKSLFLNGNDIEKLTPGMFRGLQSLHYLYFEFNVIREIQPAAFSLMPNLKLLFLNNNLLRTLPTDAFAGTSLARLNLRKNYFLYLPVAGVLEHLNAIVQIDLNENPWDCTCDLVPFKQWIETISSVSVVGEVLCRSPENLTHRDVRTVELEALCPEMMHTAPAGASPAQPGDPHLQGAPTSASPYEFSPPGGPVPLSVLILSLLVLFFSAVFVAAGLFAYVLRRRRKKLPFRSKRQEGVDLTGIQMQCHRLFEDGGGGGGGGGGGGGGRPTLSSPEKAPPGGHVYEYIPHPVTQMCNNPIYKPREEEEAAAAAAGAVSSGQEAGGSAERGGPGTQPPPARGEALLGGEPFGEPPKENPSNYRTLLEKEKEWALAVSSSQLNTIVTGNHHHPHPHRPAAGGGVAGVVVAGTGADLAGFRHHEKNGGVVLFPPGGGCGGGSLLLDRERPPPAPCTVGFVDCLYGTVPKLKELHVHAPGMQYPDLQQDARLKETLLFSAGKGFTDHQTPKNDYLELRAKLQTKPDYLEVLEKTAYRF; from the exons ATGATGAAACCTTCCATAGCTGAGGTGCTTCACAGAGGGAAGATGCTGTGGATTATTCTTCTAAGCACAATTGCTCTGGGATGGACTACCCCGATTCCCCTGATAGAGGACTCAGAGGAAATAGATGAGCCCTGTTTTGATCCATGCTACTGTGAAGTCAAAGAAAGCCTCTTTCATATACATTGTGACAGTAAAGGATTTACAAATATTAGCCAGATTACCGAGTTCTGGTCCAGACCTTTTAAACTATATCTGCAGAGGAATTCAATGAGGAAATTGTACACCAACAGTTTTCTTCATTTGAATAATGCTGTGTCCATTAACCTTGGGAACAATGCCTTGCAGGACATTCAAACAGGAGCTTTCAATGGTCTTAAGATTTTAAAGAGGCTGTATCTGCATGAGAACAAACTAGACGTCTTCAGAAATGACACTTTTCTTGGCTTGGAGAGCCTCGAATATCTGCAAGCAGATTACAACGTAATTAAACGTATTGAGAGTGGTGCATTCAGGAACCTAAGCAAACTGAGAGTTCTGATTTTAAATGATAATCTCATCCCCATGCTTCCAACCAATTTATTCAAGGCTGTCTCCTTAACGCATTTGGACCTGCGTGGAAACAGGCTGAAGGTCCTTTTTTATCGAGGGATGCTCGACCACATTGGCAGAAGCCTGATGGAGCTCCAGCTGGAAGAAAATCCCTGGAACTGTACGTGTGAGATCGTGCAACTGAAGAGCTGGCTGGAGCGCATTCCTTACACTGCCCTGGTGGGAGACATCACCTGTGAGACCCCTTTCCACTTCCATGGGAAGGACCTGCGAGAAATCCGGAAGGCAGAACTCTGTCCCTTGTTGTCCGACTCTGAGGTGGAGGCCAGTCTTGGGATTCCCCACTTGTCGTCCAACAAGGAGCATGCGTGGCCAACGAAGCCTTCCTCCATGctgtcctctgtccattttaCTGCTTCTTCGGTTGAATACAAGTCCTCAAATAAACAGCCCAAGCCCACCAAACAGCCCCGAACGCCAAGGCCGCCCTCCACATCCCAAGCTTTCTATCCTGGTCCCAACCAACCCCCCATTGCTCCATACCAGACCAGACCACCCATCCCCATTATATGCCCCACTGGCTGTACCTGTAATTTGCACATCAACGACCTTGGCTTGACTGTCAACTGCAAAGAGCGGGGATTTAATAACATTTCTGAGCTTCTTCCAAGGCCGCTGAATGCCAAGAAGCTCTACTTGAGTAGCAATCTGATTCAGAAAATATACCGTTCCGATTTTTGGAATTTCTCTTCCCTGGACCTCTTGCATCTCGGGAACAATCGTATTTCTTATGTCCAGGATGGGGCCTTCATCAACCTGCCCAACCTAAAGAGCCTCTTTCTCAATGGCAACGATATCGAGAAACTGACACCAGGCATGTTCCGGGGCCTGCAGAGTTTGCACTACTTGTACTTCGAGTTCAACGTCATCCGggagatccagcctgcagcctTCAGCCTCATGCCCAACCTGAAGCTGCTGTTCCTCAACAACAACTTGTTGAGGACTCTGCCCACGGATGCCttcgcgggcacatccctggcGCGGCTCAACCTGCGGAAAAACTACTTCCTCTACCTTCCCGTGGCTGGTGTTCTGGAACACTTGAACGCCATCGTCCAGATAGACCTCAATGAGAATCCCTGGGACTGTACCTGTGACCTGGTCCCCTTCAAGCAGTGGATCGAAACCATCAGCTCCGTCagtgtggtgggggaggtgctgtGCAGGAGCCCCGAGAACCTCACCCACCGGGACGTGCGCACCGTCGAGCTGGAAGCGCTCTGTCCCGAGATGATGCACACCGCGCCGGCGGGAGCATCCCCGGCCCAGCCCGGGGATCCTCACCTGCAGGGGGCGCCGACGAGTGCCTCGCCCTACGAGTTCTCTCCCCCGGGGGGCCCGGTGCCTCTTTCTGTGCTGATCCTCAGCCTGCTGGTCCTGTTTTTCTCCGCAGTCTTCGTGGCTGCGGGCCTCTTTGCCTACGTGCTCCGCCGGCGCCGGAAGAAGCTGCCCTTTAGAAGCaagaggcaggagggggtggACCTGACGGGGATCCAGATGCAATGCCACCGGCTCTTCGAggacgggggaggcgggggcggc ggggggggcggcggcggcgggggccgaCCCACTCTCTCCTCCCCAGAGAAGGCCCCTCCGGGGGGTCACGTCTATGAGTACATCCCCCACCCAGTGACCCAGATGTGCAACAACCCCATCTACAAGCCccgcgaggaggaggaggcggcggcggcggcggcgggggccgtGTCCTCGGGGCAGGAGGCCGGGGGGAGCGCGGAGCgcgggggtcctgggacccagccGCCCCCGGCCAGGGGCGAGGCGCTCCTGGGCGGTGAGCCCTTTGGCGAGCCCCCCAAGGAGAACCCCAGCAACTACCGGACCTtgctggagaaggagaaggagtgGGCCCTGGCCGTGTCCAGCTCCCAGCTCAACACCATCGTGACGGGGAATCACcaccacccgcacccccaccGCCCAGCAGCCGGCGGCGGGGTGGCAGGGGTGGTAGTTGCAGGAACGGGGGCAGACTTGGCTGGGTTCCGCCACCACGAGAAGAACGGCGGGGTGGTGCTGTTCCCCcccgggggaggctgtgggggcgGCAGCCTGCTCCTAGACCGCGAGAGGCCGCCGCCAGCCCCCTGCACGGTGGGGTTCGTGGACTGCCTGTACGGCACCGTGCCCAAGTTAAAGGAACTGCACGTCCACGCCCCTGGCATGCAATACCCAGACTTACAGCAGGATGCCAGGCTGAAAGAAACCCTCCTCTTCTCGGCCGGAAAGGGCTTCACAGACCACCAAACCCCCAAAAATGATTACCTCGAGTTAAGGGCCAAACTTCAAACCAAGCCGGATTACCTCGAAGTCCTGGAGAAGACAGCATATAggttctaa